The Populus alba chromosome 6, ASM523922v2, whole genome shotgun sequence genome contains a region encoding:
- the LOC118048301 gene encoding protein S40-4-like: MASRNLLNARANYNCPTPGSGNNPIAGHDDVFELDEADVWDSNVAPLLESKKTIPSSRCSRRAPRKIDHMAKDGTPVTCASLPVNIPDWSKIYSDHQKKEDIEGGVHPVDDDTDYDNDGDDDDDDQDSRVPPHEYLARRRGASFSVHEGIGRTLKGRDLRQVRNAIWKRVGFED; the protein is encoded by the coding sequence ATGGCATCAAGGAACCTTTTGAATGCAAGAGCTAACTACAACTGCCCTACTCCAGGGAGTGGTAATAATCCAATCGCTGGTCATGACGACGTTTTTGAGCTCGACGAGGCTGATGTTTGGGATTCTAACGTTGCTCCATTGTTGGAGAGCAAGAAAACGATACCAAGCTCACGTTGTTCAAGGAGAGCTCCGAGGAAGATTGATCACATGGCCAAGGACGGGACCCCGGTGACATGTGCATCATTGCCGGTCAACATACCAGACTGGTCCAAGATTTACAGCGATCATCAAAAGAAGGAGGATATTGAAGGTGGAGTTCATCCGGTTGATGATGATACTGACTATGATAACGATggtgacgacgacgacgacgatcaAGACAGTAGAGTGCCTCCGCATGAATATTTAGCGAGGAGGAGAGGGGCTTCCTTCTCTGTTCATGAAGGGATAGGAAGGACCTTGAAAGGGAGGGACTTGCGCCAGGTGAGAAATGCGATTTGGAA